Proteins from a single region of Bacteroidales bacterium:
- a CDS encoding Gfo/Idh/MocA family oxidoreductase: MERRNFIKEIGLMGGSSLLISAFPWLYSCTSEAQKEVKGEKARLGIIGTGSRGLYHINHLLTLQNVEIIAICDNYAPHLQNAVALCPKAKSFSNYHDLLELSDIDGVLIATPLYEHAHITIDALKAGKHVFCEKSMSNTPDDCLAMYNAYMDSGKVLYIGQQRLFDPKYLKAIEMIHSGIIGDITGMRCYWFRNNDWRRSVDHPSLERKINWRLYKEYSGGLMTELATHQLQVGNWVLKMIPETVMGFGDIVFWKDGREVYDNVSLIYHYGNGVNMTYESIISNKFNGLEEQILGHKGTMELEKGKYYFEDVKPAPGILQLINQIEHNIFDNVAFAGPSWVPETALAYQGEFIMDKVSKTDGASSVGAMNDGSLELVEAFCHAVITGKKAENLVEEAYYSSVLALLGIQAMEEQCIVKFPDQYKIPYLNFATS; the protein is encoded by the coding sequence ATGGAACGTAGGAATTTTATTAAAGAAATAGGTCTCATGGGTGGAAGCAGTCTCCTGATCAGCGCTTTCCCATGGTTGTATTCATGTACATCCGAAGCACAAAAAGAAGTAAAAGGGGAAAAAGCAAGGCTGGGGATTATTGGTACCGGTTCCCGTGGACTATACCATATTAATCACTTATTGACGCTTCAAAATGTTGAAATTATAGCGATTTGCGATAATTATGCCCCTCATCTCCAGAATGCAGTGGCTTTATGTCCGAAGGCTAAATCTTTCTCTAATTATCATGACCTTCTGGAATTGTCTGATATTGACGGCGTATTGATCGCTACCCCTCTTTATGAACATGCACATATTACCATTGATGCATTGAAGGCCGGTAAGCATGTATTTTGCGAAAAATCCATGTCCAATACTCCGGATGACTGCCTGGCCATGTACAATGCTTATATGGACTCCGGAAAGGTATTGTATATCGGTCAACAGAGATTATTTGATCCTAAATACCTGAAAGCGATTGAGATGATACATTCTGGAATCATCGGGGATATTACAGGGATGCGATGTTATTGGTTCCGTAATAACGATTGGCGCCGTTCAGTGGATCATCCTTCACTTGAACGGAAGATAAACTGGCGTTTGTATAAGGAATATTCAGGCGGATTGATGACAGAACTGGCCACTCACCAGCTTCAGGTAGGAAATTGGGTATTAAAAATGATCCCTGAGACAGTAATGGGTTTCGGAGACATTGTATTCTGGAAAGACGGTCGTGAAGTATATGATAACGTCAGCCTCATTTATCACTATGGCAATGGCGTAAATATGACTTATGAATCCATTATATCCAATAAGTTCAATGGCCTGGAAGAACAGATATTGGGACATAAGGGAACTATGGAACTGGAAAAAGGGAAATATTATTTTGAAGATGTAAAGCCGGCACCGGGAATACTGCAACTGATCAATCAGATAGAACATAATATATTTGATAATGTAGCTTTTGCAGGTCCGAGTTGGGTACCCGAAACGGCTCTGGCTTACCAGGGTGAATTCATTATGGATAAAGTTTCCAAAACGGATGGCGCTTCTTCTGTAGGAGCCATGAATGACGGTTCGCTGGAACTCGTGGAGGCATTCTGCCATGCAGTAATCACCGGGAAAAAAGCTGAAAATCTGGTAGAAGAAGCCTACTATTCTTCAGTACTGGCCTTATTGGGTATACAGGCTATGGAAGAACAATGTAT